From one Pseudopipra pipra isolate bDixPip1 chromosome 2, bDixPip1.hap1, whole genome shotgun sequence genomic stretch:
- the CCT8 gene encoding T-complex protein 1 subunit theta isoform X2, which yields MALHVPKAPGFAQMLKEGAKHYSGLEEAVYRNIQACKELAQTTRTAYGPNGMNKMVINHLEKLFVTNDAATILRELEVQHPAAKMLVMASHMQEQEVGDGTNFVLVFAGVLLELAEDLLRMGLSVSEVIEGYEKACKKALEILPDLVCCSAKNLRDVEEVASLLHTSVMSKQYGNEHFLAKLIAQACVSILPDSGHFNVDNIRVCKIVGAGISASSVLHGMVFKKETEGDVTSVKDAKIAVYSCPFDGMITETKGTVLIKNAEELMNFSKGEENLMDLQVKAIADSGANVVVTGGKVADMALHYANKYNLMLVRLNSKWDLRRLCKTVGATALPRLTPPTLEEMGHCSSVYLSEVGDTQVVVFKHEKEDGAISTILIRGSTDNLMDDIERAVDDGVNTFKVLTRDKRLVPGGGATEIELAKQITSYGESCPGLDQYAIKKFAEAFESIPRALAENSGVKANEVISKLYAVHQEGKKNVGFDIEAEAAAVKDMLEAGVLDTYLGKFWGIKLATNAAVTVLRVDQIIMAKPAGGPKPPSGKKDWDEDQND from the exons ATGGCGCTGCACGTCCCCAAGGCCCCGGGCTTCGCCCAGATGCTCAAGGAGGGGGCGAAG CATTATTCAGGACTAGAAGAAGCTGTCTATAGGAACATCCAGGCGTGCAAAGAACTTGCTCAGACCACCCGTACAGCTTATGGACCAAATG GAATGAACAAAATGGTTATCAATCATCTGGAGAAGCTTTTTGTAACAAATGATGCTGCTACTATCCTGAGAGAGCTGGAA GTCCAGCATCCTGCAGCAAAAATGCTTGTTATGGCTTCCCACATGCAAGAACAAGAAGTTGGAGATGGAACAAACTTTGTCCTTGTTTTTGCTGGAGTTCTTCTGGAATTAGCAGAAGACCTTCTGAGGATGGGGTTATCTGTCTCAGAG GTGATTGAAGGATATGAAAAGGCTTGCAAGAAAGCCCTAGAAATTCTTCCAGACTTGGTGTGCTGTTCTGCAAAGAACCTTCGAGATGTTGAAGAAGTGGCATCTTTGTTGCACACTTCAGTGATGAGCAAACAATATGGCAATGAACATTTCTTGGCAAAGCTTATTGCTCAGGCCTGTG tTTCCATTCTTCCTGATTCTGGTCATTTCAACGTTGATAATATCAGAGTGTGCAAAATTGTG gGTGCTGGTATTTCTGCTTCCTCAGTACTGCATGGcatggtttttaaaaaagaaactgaaggaGATGTTACTTCTGTCAAAGATGCAAAAATAGCCGTGTATTCCTGCCCTTTTGATGGGATGATAACTGAAACTAAG ggcactgtcctcataaagaaTGCTGAGGAGCTGATGAACTTCagtaaaggagaagaaaatcttATGGATTTGCAAGTCAAAGCTATTGCTGACAGTGGTGCAAACGTAGTAGTAACGGGTGGCAAAGTGGCAGACATGGCTCTTCATTACGCCAATAAATACAACCTTATGTTAGTCAG ATTGAACTCCAAGTGGGATCTGAGGAGACTCTGCAAAACTGTTGGTGCAACAGCCCTACCCAGACTG actCCCCCTACTCTTGAAGAAATGGGTCACTGCAGCAGTGTGTATTTATCAGAGGTTGGGGATACACAAGTTGTTGTGTTTAAGCATG AAAAGGAGGATGGTGCCATTTCCACTATCCTCATTCGTGGATCTACAGACAATCTGATGGATGACATAGAGAGAGCAGTGGACGATGGTGTCAATACTTTCAAAGTACTCACAAGG GATAAACGTCTTGTTCCTGGAGGTGGTGCGACAGAGATCGAATTAGCCAAGCAGATTACATCTTACGGAGAG TCCTGTCCTGGGCTCGACCAATATGCCATCAAGAAGTTTGCTGAGGCATTTGAATCCATTCCTCGAGCACTGGCAGAAAACTCCGGAGTAAAAGCTAATGAGGTCATCTCCAAACTTTATGCTGTGCatcaggaagggaagaaaaatgttggATTTGATATCGAG gctgaagctgctgcagtgAAGGATATGTTGGAAGCTGGTGTATTAGACACATATCTTGGAAAATTCTGGGGTATCAAGCTAGCTACAAATGCGGCAGTAACTGTCCTAAGGGTTGATCAG ATCATTATGGCAAAACCAGCTGGTGGCCCTAAACCTCcatcaggaaagaaagactgggaCGAAGACCAAAATGATTGA
- the CCT8 gene encoding T-complex protein 1 subunit theta isoform X1 — protein MALHVPKAPGFAQMLKEGAKHYSGLEEAVYRNIQACKELAQTTRTAYGPNGMNKMVINHLEKLFVTNDAATILRELEVQHPAAKMLVMASHMQEQEVGDGTNFVLVFAGVLLELAEDLLRMGLSVSEVIEGYEKACKKALEILPDLVCCSAKNLRDVEEVASLLHTSVMSKQYGNEHFLAKLIAQACVSILPDSGHFNVDNIRVCKIVGAGISASSVLHGMVFKKETEGDVTSVKDAKIAVYSCPFDGMITETKGTVLIKNAEELMNFSKGEENLMDLQVKAIADSGANVVVTGGKVADMALHYANKYNLMLVRLNSKWDLRRLCKTVGATALPRLTPPTLEEMGHCSSVYLSEVGDTQVVVFKHEKEDGAISTILIRGSTDNLMDDIERAVDDGVNTFKVLTRDKRLVPGGGATEIELAKQITSYGESCPGLDQYAIKKFAEAFESIPRALAENSGVKANEVISKLYAVHQEGKKNVGFDIEAEAAAVKDMLEAGVLDTYLGKFWGIKLATNAAVTVLRVDQIIMAKTAGGPKVPKQQGHWDKDDWKDEPEK, from the exons ATGGCGCTGCACGTCCCCAAGGCCCCGGGCTTCGCCCAGATGCTCAAGGAGGGGGCGAAG CATTATTCAGGACTAGAAGAAGCTGTCTATAGGAACATCCAGGCGTGCAAAGAACTTGCTCAGACCACCCGTACAGCTTATGGACCAAATG GAATGAACAAAATGGTTATCAATCATCTGGAGAAGCTTTTTGTAACAAATGATGCTGCTACTATCCTGAGAGAGCTGGAA GTCCAGCATCCTGCAGCAAAAATGCTTGTTATGGCTTCCCACATGCAAGAACAAGAAGTTGGAGATGGAACAAACTTTGTCCTTGTTTTTGCTGGAGTTCTTCTGGAATTAGCAGAAGACCTTCTGAGGATGGGGTTATCTGTCTCAGAG GTGATTGAAGGATATGAAAAGGCTTGCAAGAAAGCCCTAGAAATTCTTCCAGACTTGGTGTGCTGTTCTGCAAAGAACCTTCGAGATGTTGAAGAAGTGGCATCTTTGTTGCACACTTCAGTGATGAGCAAACAATATGGCAATGAACATTTCTTGGCAAAGCTTATTGCTCAGGCCTGTG tTTCCATTCTTCCTGATTCTGGTCATTTCAACGTTGATAATATCAGAGTGTGCAAAATTGTG gGTGCTGGTATTTCTGCTTCCTCAGTACTGCATGGcatggtttttaaaaaagaaactgaaggaGATGTTACTTCTGTCAAAGATGCAAAAATAGCCGTGTATTCCTGCCCTTTTGATGGGATGATAACTGAAACTAAG ggcactgtcctcataaagaaTGCTGAGGAGCTGATGAACTTCagtaaaggagaagaaaatcttATGGATTTGCAAGTCAAAGCTATTGCTGACAGTGGTGCAAACGTAGTAGTAACGGGTGGCAAAGTGGCAGACATGGCTCTTCATTACGCCAATAAATACAACCTTATGTTAGTCAG ATTGAACTCCAAGTGGGATCTGAGGAGACTCTGCAAAACTGTTGGTGCAACAGCCCTACCCAGACTG actCCCCCTACTCTTGAAGAAATGGGTCACTGCAGCAGTGTGTATTTATCAGAGGTTGGGGATACACAAGTTGTTGTGTTTAAGCATG AAAAGGAGGATGGTGCCATTTCCACTATCCTCATTCGTGGATCTACAGACAATCTGATGGATGACATAGAGAGAGCAGTGGACGATGGTGTCAATACTTTCAAAGTACTCACAAGG GATAAACGTCTTGTTCCTGGAGGTGGTGCGACAGAGATCGAATTAGCCAAGCAGATTACATCTTACGGAGAG TCCTGTCCTGGGCTCGACCAATATGCCATCAAGAAGTTTGCTGAGGCATTTGAATCCATTCCTCGAGCACTGGCAGAAAACTCCGGAGTAAAAGCTAATGAGGTCATCTCCAAACTTTATGCTGTGCatcaggaagggaagaaaaatgttggATTTGATATCGAG gctgaagctgctgcagtgAAGGATATGTTGGAAGCTGGTGTATTAGACACATATCTTGGAAAATTCTGGGGTATCAAGCTAGCTACAAATGCGGCAGTAACTGTCCTAAGGGTTGATCAG ATTATTATGGCAAAAACAGCAGGCGGTCCAAAAGTCCCTAAACAACAAGGACATTGGGATAAAGATGACTGGAAAGATGAGCCTGAAAAATAG